In the Longibacter salinarum genome, one interval contains:
- a CDS encoding cytochrome c, with the protein MRLLSILTTAGALCFGLLWSSAPAAPASSSSPFRSSTSVDTVETKRLRLLMVGLAQDMDRISTGLWHEDYDLMQQGAAAIARHPKIPPEQMKKIKAALENEFQAFVQYDKTVHKTAAELAEAASNENLSRVLDAHTRLRNGCMGCHTAYRDRLRPVLTP; encoded by the coding sequence ATGCGACTTCTCTCCATCCTCACGACGGCGGGTGCGCTCTGCTTTGGCCTTCTCTGGTCGAGCGCGCCCGCCGCGCCTGCTTCTTCCTCCTCGCCCTTTCGTTCATCGACCTCCGTAGATACGGTCGAAACGAAGCGGCTCCGACTGCTGATGGTGGGACTCGCACAGGACATGGACCGGATCAGCACCGGCCTCTGGCATGAGGATTACGACCTGATGCAACAGGGTGCTGCAGCCATCGCCCGCCACCCGAAGATCCCGCCCGAGCAGATGAAGAAGATCAAGGCGGCGCTCGAGAACGAGTTTCAGGCGTTCGTCCAGTACGACAAGACCGTGCACAAGACCGCAGCCGAGCTTGCTGAAGCGGCGTCGAACGAGAATCTGTCGCGTGTTCTCGACGCCCATACACGTCTCCGGAACGGATGCATGGGATGTCATACTGCGTATCGCGACCGTCTCCGGCCCGTGCTCACCCCCTGA
- a CDS encoding TetR/AcrR family transcriptional regulator, whose amino-acid sequence MATTKRDAIIEAALALFAEKGVDATSTREITERADTAEGTLYRHFDGKDDLVRSLFEENTSLFHDVLARSAKTETEPREQLKAMVRGIFDFAEQYPAAFAYLLSVHEGVLNRVDTSHEPLPMQLFTRTLRAGTTSGVFRDVPPVLATGWIVGLAQRAIVLQRSDLLSASREDVTAQTVDATLRLVETTR is encoded by the coding sequence ATGGCCACAACCAAACGCGACGCAATCATCGAGGCCGCGCTGGCGCTCTTTGCCGAAAAGGGCGTGGACGCCACCTCGACGCGTGAGATTACCGAGCGCGCGGACACCGCCGAAGGAACACTCTACCGGCACTTTGACGGAAAGGACGATCTGGTGCGCTCTCTCTTTGAGGAGAACACCTCGCTCTTTCACGACGTGCTCGCCCGCTCTGCGAAGACCGAGACGGAGCCCCGTGAACAACTGAAAGCGATGGTTCGGGGCATCTTTGACTTTGCGGAACAGTACCCGGCGGCCTTCGCCTACCTGCTTTCCGTTCATGAGGGCGTCCTCAACCGCGTCGACACAAGCCACGAGCCGCTGCCCATGCAACTGTTCACCAGGACGCTGCGGGCGGGGACCACGTCCGGCGTCTTTCGCGACGTCCCGCCGGTGCTCGCCACCGGATGGATCGTGGGCCTGGCTCAGCGTGCGATTGTCCTGCAGCGATCCGATCTGCTATCCGCTTCACGGGAAGACGTCACCGCCCAGACCGTCGACGCTACCCTCCGGCTCGTCGAAACGACACGGTAG
- the mnmE gene encoding tRNA uridine-5-carboxymethylaminomethyl(34) synthesis GTPase MnmE, with the protein MTTATTDTIAAQATARGRAALAIIRTSGPDAISVVDQCFRGADLAEAESHTAHVGYIVDADGEDVDQVVVTIFRAPRSATGENVAEVSCHGGDLAPKLVLQTLLAHGARMAEPGEFTQRGFLNGKLDLAQAEAVADLIHASSTRAHQVSLQHLQGRYSEQLNELREELLDLCGLMELEIDFTEEDVEFADRERLEELLGRAASLLDTLLATADTGETLKDGVRVVIGGRPNAGKSTLLNALVGRDRAIVSATPGTTRDEIEAEVEIDGVLFRFVDTAGLRDTTDQIEAEGVRRAERSIEQADVLIYVYDLQEGLDAEEQAFLRDVADESHAVETIVVGNKVDLVETPSGDGQPARAAEVVDDVLYLSADAARRDVDALEPLRDRLAETVADQLSRADASLIVTNQRHRSHLQSAREAIQNARNALDAGVSGDLLTLDLRQALHELGSILGTITNEDVLGQIFSRFCIGK; encoded by the coding sequence GGATCAGTGCTTTCGCGGCGCCGACCTGGCGGAGGCGGAGTCGCACACGGCGCACGTCGGATACATCGTCGACGCCGACGGGGAGGATGTCGACCAGGTCGTGGTCACGATCTTTCGCGCGCCCCGCTCGGCCACGGGCGAGAATGTCGCGGAGGTGTCGTGCCACGGTGGCGATCTGGCGCCGAAGCTGGTGCTGCAGACGCTCCTCGCGCACGGCGCGCGCATGGCGGAACCGGGCGAGTTCACTCAGCGCGGATTCCTCAACGGGAAGCTGGATCTCGCGCAGGCTGAAGCCGTCGCGGATCTTATCCACGCCTCGTCCACGCGGGCGCATCAGGTCTCGCTTCAGCACCTGCAGGGGCGCTATTCGGAGCAGCTGAACGAACTCCGCGAGGAGTTGCTTGACCTCTGCGGGCTCATGGAACTGGAGATCGACTTTACAGAAGAAGATGTCGAGTTTGCCGACCGGGAGCGGCTGGAGGAACTGCTCGGTCGCGCTGCCTCCCTTCTCGATACGCTTCTCGCAACGGCCGACACAGGGGAGACGCTGAAAGATGGCGTTCGCGTCGTCATTGGCGGACGACCCAACGCGGGCAAATCGACGCTGCTCAACGCGTTGGTTGGGCGGGATCGGGCGATCGTCAGCGCGACGCCGGGCACGACGCGTGATGAGATCGAGGCGGAGGTGGAAATCGACGGCGTGCTCTTCCGCTTCGTCGACACCGCAGGGCTTCGCGACACGACGGATCAGATCGAGGCGGAGGGCGTCCGGCGGGCGGAGCGGTCCATCGAGCAGGCGGACGTGCTCATATACGTGTATGACCTGCAGGAAGGGTTAGACGCTGAAGAGCAGGCGTTTCTACGCGACGTAGCGGACGAGAGCCATGCAGTCGAAACGATCGTGGTCGGCAACAAGGTCGATCTTGTGGAGACGCCGAGCGGCGACGGACAACCCGCGCGGGCCGCCGAGGTTGTCGACGACGTGCTGTACCTGTCTGCCGATGCCGCCCGCCGCGATGTCGACGCGCTTGAACCGCTACGCGACCGGCTGGCCGAAACAGTCGCCGACCAATTGAGCCGGGCAGACGCCAGCCTCATCGTCACCAATCAGCGTCACCGCAGCCACCTGCAGAGTGCGCGAGAGGCCATTCAGAACGCGCGAAACGCGCTCGACGCCGGTGTGTCCGGTGATCTGCTTACGCTGGACCTCCGGCAGGCACTTCACGAACTGGGGTCGATCCTCGGCACAATCACGAACGAGGACGTGCTGGGGCAGATCTTTTCCCGCTTCTGCATCGGGAAATAG